From the genome of Vicia villosa cultivar HV-30 ecotype Madison, WI linkage group LG2, Vvil1.0, whole genome shotgun sequence, one region includes:
- the LOC131649977 gene encoding UDP-glycosyltransferase 89A2-like, with product MSNSNTHILVFPYPAQGHMLSLLDLTHQLALQNTFNITIIVTPKNLPILNPLLSTHPNTIQTLILPLPSHPKIPPGVENIRDIGNAGNYSFINALSGLHNPIIHWFNNHPNPPQALISDFFLGWTQQLAVQLSIPRVAFYSLSAFSISVMNCGWSNPQLLKSNEVVQFSELPGAPSFKYEHLHSILLRYRESDPESEFVRESFISNSASWGFVLNTFEGLDGAYLDHFRARFGKSRVYAVGPLDSIRVDANLDGGSEVLRWLDQVEEDGSVLYVCFGSQKFLKREQMEALAFGLERSRTRFVWVVKAPSAVEQIEEGYGLVPDGFEERVSGRGIVVRGWAPQMAILGHRVVGGFLSHCGWNSALEAAVTGVGILGWPMEADHFVVAKLLVEDLGVAVRVCEGADWVPDPDELGRVISGVMSEDSPQKRKAKLMKEEAIGSVSKDGVSSIVLAQFVQALKQLGFKEGS from the coding sequence ATGTCAAATTCCAATACCCACATTCTGGTATTCCCATACCCAGCACAGGGCCACATGCTTTCGCTTCTCGATCTCACTCACCAACTCGCCCTTCAAAACACATTCAACATAACCATCATCGTCACTCCCAAAAACCTCCCAATTCTAAACCCACTCTTATCAACCCACCCAAACACCATCCAAACACTCATTCTCCCCTTACCTTCACACCCCAAAATCCCCCCCGGTGTAGAAAACATCCGCGACATCGGTAACGCCGGAAACTACTCTTTCATCAATGCTCTTTCCGGTCTCCATAACCCAATTATCCATTGGTTTAACAACCACCCTAATCCCCCTCAAGCTCTCATCTCCGATTTCTTTCTTGGCTGGACTCAACAACTCGCGGTTCAACTCAGTATTCCAAGAGTCGCTTTTTACTCTCTTAGTGCTTTCTCGATATCTGTCATGAACTGCGGTTGGAGTAACCCCCAGCTCTTAAAGTCCAACGAGGTTGTTCAGTTCTCAGAGTTACCCGGAGCACCATCGTTTAAGTATGAACACCTTCATAGTATACTCCTTCGTTACAGAGAATCGGACCCTGAATCTGAGTTCGTCAGGGAGAGTTTCATTTCCAACTCTGCAAGCTGGGGATTTGTTCTGAACACTTTTGAAGGTTTGGATGGTGCTTATTTGGATCATTTTCGTGCTCGATTTGGTAAGAGTAGAGTTTACGCTGTTGGGCCATTGGATTCTATTCGGGTTGATGCAAATCTTGATGGTGGATCTGAGGTGTTACGGTGGCTTGATCAGGTTGAGGAGGATGGTTCGGTGCTGTACGTTTGTTTTGGGAGTCAGAAGTTTCTGAAAAGGGAACAAATGGAGGCATTGGCGTTCGGGTTGGAGAGATCCAGGACCCGATTCGTTTGGGTTGTGAAGGCGCCATCGGCGGTGGAGCAAATAGAGGAAGGTTATGGATTGGTGCCGGACGGGTTTGAGGAACGAGTTTCGGGTCGGGGGATTGTGGTGAGGGGTTGGGCTCCGCAGATGGCTATATTGGGTCATCGGGTTGTTGGTGGGTTTTTGAGTCATTGCGGGTGGAATTCGGCATTGGAAGCGGCGGTGACGGGGGTTGGGATTCTTGGATGGCCAATGGAGGCTGATCACTTTGTGGTTGCAAAGCTGTTGGTGGAGGATTTGGGAGTGGCAGTGAGAGTTTGTGAGGGGGCGGATTGGGTACCCGACCCGGATGAGTTGGGTCGGGTGATATCAGGGGTTATGAGTGAGGATAGTCCTCAAAAGAGAAAAGCTAAGTTAATGAAAGAGGAAGCAATTGGTTCTGTGAGTAAAGATGGTGTTTCATCAATAGTGTTGGCTCAATTTGTCCAAGCCTTGAAACAACTTGGTTTTAAAGAAGGATCGTAG